AGATTTTACAACCAAAGCCTGTGAAACACTGACAAGAATAAACGTGGTCTCTAGGCAAGCGTCCTTACCAGCAAGGTAAAACCCCAAGATAAATCCTCCTCTTTCCAATGGGGAAAAGGACCACACCCAACCTTGCCAGGACCTCAGAGttgctgaggctggaagggacctctggagatcagatcccctgctcaagcagggtcaactgcagcaggctgcccaggaccattgtccagtcaagttttgagtatctccacaGATGGAGACTTCACAATCTCTGTTTGCAACCTGTGCCATTGTTTGATCACCCTAACAGTAGAAAAGTGTCATCCTGTGTTCAGAAGGAACCTcccatgtttcagtttgtgctccTCCAGTCCTGTCATTGGACATTACTGAAAAGAGTCCAGTTGCCTCCTCTTTATTCCAATCCATCAGGCATTTATACATATGGATAGaccccctgagccttctccatGCTGAACACTTCCAcctctctcagcttctcctcataTAAAGATGCTCTGCTCCCTTAATCACCTTATCAGCCCTCCTCCGCCAATTGGAGCCTGTCCCAAGCACTGTAATGAGCCCCATGAGAGCTATGGGTGCCAGAGTAAACCAATGTACCATACTGAGGGGATGCAGCACACAAATGGACTAGCTAGCTGCCAAGCCAAGTTACAAGtttctgggaaagggaaggaggatgCTGTGTTTTTCCACAGAATATAATAgcttcagaaaacagtaaaaccCGGGAATTATTCCAATGGCACTATCAGATCACTTGGACAGATATTCATGGGCTCAAGAAAACTGCTGCACATAAATTTGGTAGGAACTGTACATTTGAATATTACTAGCTTTAACCGTGCAGCCTTCAGTTGAAACTTATCAACCAAAAGACAGGCAGAATTAGAGTTGTAGCAAATCTAAAGCCAGCAAAAAGCATGTATAACGATCTCAGCATAAGGATTCCCTTGAGTGATCAGCATTAAGGATGTTCAGCAGTATCTTCCAACAGCCAGAGAACTCTTAAGAGacacaacagcaaaataaagcaggaaaacaggCTATGAACAGAATTGCTACTTCAAAGAAGTctccacctcccccagccccattaGGGCTGGGTGCTGGTAACCATATGACTTCAAGATCAACATATACTCATGTATTTGCAAGCCAGAAAGGGTCACAGTTACATTGCACCACAGCTGCTAGGCATACCTGTGTTTTTAGGTCCATCTGCATACACTGGTCCTGGAGGCGGAGGTGCATTTTGCCATCCATACTGGGGATAACCTTGATAACCTGGCTGGCCTGGCTGGTACGGCCCAGTAGGTCCAGGAGGATAGCCTGGGTATGGGCCAGGAGGACCACCTGGTTGCTGTGCATAGGGTGGGTAAGGGGCAGTTGGGCCCGGGCCAGGGTAGGGTGGAGGATTTTCGTAGTTCATGTAGGATGCAGAATCTGTCctgcagaaaacaaggaaaacaaacagaagtggTTTGCTTTTGCCTGCTTCATCCATGACCATATAATTCCCATTTCAGACTGCTCTCCAGGGGGCCCTACATTAAGTGTGAGACATAAACTTCAAAATACCTGGTCAAGTAGTGAGCTTATTCTAACCCTATCACAGGCGCAGAGACTGAACCAAAGTTGCTTCTTTAAAGTGACATGTGTTTAGCTCAGCAGCAAAGTgatttgctgctttccagtcaTGCGTCGGCTATTTGCCCTAAGAAATTTAACAGTCTTGCAACTGCAACGCAAAATCTTCTGCTTCTACTCATgattaaattgcttttaagaGAGAGTAGCAGTGATTAGTTCATGTTTCTgtcaataataaaaaagaaaaacatgcagaaatgcagcctgttccagacaTGTTTGATAGCCTcaacagaagaaagagtgaaCACAAATGTCCACTATACTTCTGCTAATCATTACAAGCATCTAGACCAGCACTCTGGAGCAAGACCATATATGAATAATTTCCTGATGACACTGTAACCCAGGACATCATGTATTCTTCCAGTAATATGCAACTGAATCATTAAGCAGCCACAGGCAATCAGGATCTTGGGCTCAATCTCATTCAAAAAGCAACATTAAAGATACCTCAGAGAGCTGATGTTCATAAAACCTATGTAATGTATTACTCGTGGTACAGCCATCAAAAGACAGGACTGTCACAATAATGCACCTTTAATTAACCTCTAAGCAGCATGACTAAGCAAGCTATTTATTATATTAGGTTTCTGAAGCTTCTCCCTGTTTGAGAAGCAGAAGTGCCCTTAATACCATGTGTTCAGGAATCATCCTGACTGAAGTAGCTGTactctgctgtttccttttacCATTGCAGGGTGCAGAATTACCATTTACCCTTTGCTGCAGACCTCCTCCCACACACCACAGGCTTCAGGGAGAAACACCTGGAGCATAATTTGTCTCCACTGAgactccctgctgctggcatggaggagaggctggcaaGCAGGCTCCTCTTTGGATGGTGTTGGAAATGGCAAGCAGCTGGGCTAGACTGACCTGGATGCTCAGTACTGTGCCCCCGCTTTTGGGGATGCGGAGATTTTGAGTCGAGAGGAGACCATTAGCACATCCAGACTGAGCTCTGGCATGACACGGATGAAAGAATTTCACCTTTGTAACCCTATAGTGAGCCCAGAGCAGTCATCTGCCAGGCAGAAGCCAAGTTAGTCAAGCCTCCGGGGCTATGTTTAGCTGCTGCAGTCCCTGACAGGTCTGAAGCGAGCTTTGTTTGTTTATGGCTTGCTATTTCATCACCTCAGAGAGTGCTGACTGTCCCTCCCCAAGGAAGGATCCCTAGGCTCTCTGCTTATTTACACATTAATCCTGCCTGAACATCACTAGCTCAATGCTCGCTCCTGTACAGGCACCACAGGGCTCTCCCCTGCACACAGCCCTGTCCCACTCCCGCAGTAACAGCCAGCCTGATCCCATATGATGCCCAGGAGAGCACTGCCAACTGGAAACAACTTCAGAGGTGCACTCCAAGGGAACAGGGCTGATGTCCCTCCCATGACAACACTGAGAAGTCCTTCAGTCACAGCAGGATGAGTCTTCCCAGGCCTTGCCTGCCTGCAGTTGTCATTCACCTGAATTCATTCTAATGCTCCTCTTGCTGTGCAAGCCAGGCACAGTCCCAGTTAACTGCTAAGACAGTGCTGTTGCCTTTTAAATCATATTTCTGAATGTCTTTAACAAGAGTTTTAACAGTTCAAGCAACAGcaggatttattattttttttgcatggcCAGGCTAGCCAGACTGCTTAATTgctcattttaaaagacaagcaCAACATACATTTAACTTGCAGCTCTTTATAACTACTCTACTGCATTGCAACGCCTCTACCAAGTCTGTAGCAAGGAAATTCTCCCTTCAGAGAGCCAGTGAAAGGTAGGCAGCAAGCCCTACAACTCACTTCAATGCAACAAACTACAGAATCTGGATATAATGGATCACTAATGTTCATCAAACTCAGGAAACCATCCCAAAATAGCAGCCAAAAGCAAGTTCCAAGGGAAGAACAAGGCCAGagtgaatgtgtgtgtgtacctaCACACCATTGCCCATGTCAGGGTAACCATTTGGTGCCCCAGCCAGATAGGGCCAAGGCAACCAGCAGACACTTGTGAACTCCCTCACAAGTTTGTTAGGCCTCCCTGAGCTGGTGTACAGCTGCAGCGCCCAATTCTAGTGTGAGGAGATCCAAAGCTCTGCTGCATGCCTTGTGGAAAACTGCCTCCTGTCCCACTGGAGTGACTGCTGGAGGCAGGAAGCAATGGTCACCCTCCTGAATTTAGGGATTCACCAAACCAGGGAGGAAGAATGCGTGAGCCTCCTGTCCCAGGCCAAAGAGCCCCAGCCCACTGTCTGCTCCTCAGGCAGGAGCCagcctctccacccagctcccCCTTCTTCTCTGAGCCCCTCCAGGTCTGCTCCAGGCTATAAGTTGGCATCCTAGATAcctatatgtgtgtgtatatatatatatatatatatatatatatatatacacatacacacaaggCATTCAAAGGCAGCAAAGCACAGATCATGTTTTCTGTTCATAAGCCTTTTCTTAAGAACCCCCATGGCTCAGCTTGCTTTGGTGATCATTGCCAAGCTCCAAAGAGTCACATTCATTACTCTGGTTTTCCAAAGGTCCCCTACCTAAGAGGGTGGTCAGCTCAGCTCATTGTTTCCAGTGAAGTTCAGTGAAGTCCAGTCTTCCTTTCCATTCCTTGATATGCATCAGTTCTTTTACCTCCATTCAGTATCATTGCCATTTTAGTGCTGTTGCCATTTTAGTGTTTAGTGCTGTTAAAAGATGTTGCAATTCTTCAGTTGGCTGTGAACTCAGATTCAGGCAGTGGATAACAAACTCAGGGTCATCACACTGCTCCCTTGCCACAAGGACTTGTTCTGGGAACCCTGGGGGCCATCCTCCACTGTCAGAGCTGGTCATTCCCTTTCCTGTTCCCTTCGGTACTCAAGCAGGGAGACTGTCCACCATCCTGTGGCTGCCTAGTTTCTGTACAAGCACCCACCATGGGACCATACTAACAGCCCTTTGAAAGCTGGTACAACTGCTGGTGGAACcacacaggcagaaaaacatCTCTACAGAAAGGTCTGAGATGGATGTCAGCTGTACAAGGCTGTACCTGGTAAAACTCACAAACCACAGAAAGAATGTGGTAAGATGAGCACCTGGCTAAAATGAACAACTGTGTGGGATGAGTAAAGAAAACTGCACATCAGCAGCTCCACAGGAAAGTGAGAAACCAGAAGGGTTTAAAAATCCCAGTCTGACAGTGACTTGAGCAAACACCAAAATGGTGGCATagggaacaggaaagaaataccaGTGCTTTTTGTCTAACAGCTCCGTGTTAGCCAGAGTCAAAACAGTTTCTGAAGAGGAAGCAGGTTGGGAGTGGAGCTAGTAACTGAGCTTCTGCCTGTTAATGCAGCAGGGGGACTGAGAAAACTGGAGAGTCTACTAAAATCCAGACATGCCTAGGCAGAGATCACAGAAGAACAAGAGAACCgtggaaaagatgaagaaagagaCTAAGAAGGGCATATTCCACCCAggcaaaaattacttttcccctCAAAGTTGAGGGTAAAGTGACACAACTGAGATTAGGCAAGAAGACCGCATCCAGCAAGAACAGATTCAGCAGCAAATGTATTGGAGATTTGAGGAATGTGAAGAGAAAACTCCTGAAGAATTTATCAATGCATTCAGCAAACCCAGGAGGTGGTTGTGGAAACTAGGCCCCCCAGAGGTCCTAAGTACTACCAGTAGGCacaccctcccagccccacctcAGCTGTGAAGCTCAGCCTTTTCACAGTTGCCTTTGTCCCCAATTACATTCTCATGAAGAGTTTTTCCTTGTCCCCCACTTCCACTATCAGTTACTGCCACGCATAAACCCTTCCCCCTTTTTGAACTCTGTGACAATATTTAGATTTTCTTCATTCTCATGATCTCATACATGATTTTACATGCTTACTAGCCCTACCTGCTCACCAGGGTATCTATTTGCAAGGCAGAGCTCTGAATCATTAAGCAAGTACTTTTCAGACATACTTGAGCTCCTAATCAAATGTATTGGCAAGCTTTGCTGTGGGTTCTCACCCCAACTAGTGATTCCACGTAAGCCGCAACCAAGACCAACTCCTATGAGTTTGTATCAGGACTCATATCTGTGGGTTTCCCAATGAGCACCTCTCCGAGACAAAGCTCAAAAAAGCCAACGCATCAGTAAAGCCCTTTGTTTTACACGGCACTGCAGTAGGTCCATCAGGATGAGCCATTACAGCACTGCGCAGTCCCACCCAATGCGAAACTTCATTTAGCAACCCAGCAAAGAGATTTCCTGGACTGTCACTAAGCATTTGCCCTATCTGTTGCTGGTTAACAACTGAGAAATTACTAGGCCACctgaagaaaatgacaaaacatcTTCTTATTCCTCTCCCGTTCCTGTCGCACACCCTTGTCGTCGTCCCCCCCACCTTAGTACTTTTGCTACAAGGTAAGTTCATTAATATATCATTAGGTTTCCTTAAGCTATCTTCAAACTCCTTTGTTCCACACTGCTGAGCAAACACCATTTCCCCTACTCtaacagaaagattttatttctaaataagcAGCTTACCATATCTCCAAAGGCtgcactgtctcccataacgtatgcaaaaaataaatcactggaGTATGCACACAACTTATCTTAGAGAATCGCAGagtggtcagggttggaaggggcctctggagaccatccagtccaaccccctgctaaagcaggtttgtctagagcaggttgcacacTCGTGCCCAGGCAGATTTTGAACATCTGCAGAGAgggagaccccacagcctctctgggcaccCTGTTCCAGTGCCCTGTCACCttcaaagatgtttttcctcacattctgatggaacttcctgtgctgcagcttgtgcccGCTGCCCCTTGTCCCGTCACTGGGCACCACGGGAAAGAGCCTGgtcccatcctcttgacacttgcccttaagatatttgtaaacattgataaggtcccctctctgtcttctcttttttcataTGTATTCCCTACAGAAAATACATATGGCACTATATGTGCCTGtatatatatagacacacacagacatcaATACACAAGAACCACCAGGAAGTCCCTCTACATCTGTAACCTCCTTGAGTACAGCTTAGCAAAAGGGGCAAGTACAGACCTATGATGCTTTGTATACACTACACTTTGTATTTAACCTGTCCATTTTGGCAATCAATACATGTTAGAGAAACAAATTTAATTACTAAGCTTTGAAAATACCTACTTCTTTCTGACTGCTTTAAACTTACTGCCTCACACAGAACTAGTCAGTCACTGCTCCTGACCCTCCTCTTCCAGCACACTCTTgaatttattatgtttttttcttcaggcaaACCTCCCATGCTGAGGACTCTCTGCTTCTACAAAGCCTGTTCTATTCCTTGGTCATTCTTGCCACCCATTGCTGTGCCTTTAATTTTACCATTTGTCTGAGAGGGAGCAAGCAGGCTGCGTGAAGCTCTGCTGCACAGTGCTACTGCAGTCATCTGCATGTCCCTTTCCTAGCCCACTCCCAGGACAGGTCTTGCCTTACATCAAGCCAAAACAGAACTCAAGCCGTTCAAGTACTAACTGTAACTACAAGATCCTTCTGAGTGGGAATAGCTCATGTAGAGTGCTGCACATGTACAGCTAGGACCATCCTTCTCACACACACTGTTCACCGAAGTACCGAAACACAGTCTCTTCCACAAGTCTCTGAAAACAGCCTTAAGTTTCAACCTGGGAAAGCCTCATCATCCACAAGCTGATGCCCATTTACCTCTTTTTACAAATCTTTTTACATGATGGATTATGAAGCAAGTGAGATCTACCTTTATCCCATCTATGCTTAGGAATCACTGGGAAGGATCCCTCACCCCCACTCTGCCCCgaactaggggaaaaaaaataattggtagCCTCATGTAGGTATGCCACCACCATCTTACTTCAcaagagcagccctgcagagcacagcatgaGGGCCTGAACAGGTAGGCTTTTTGGTCAGAAGATAACATGATGCAGGAAAACAACCAAGAATGAAAAGAACAAGGGAAATTTCGCACAATAGAAGGAATGCTCTTGAGGGGTTCCCAAACAAAGAGCCTTCACACCCTGCCAAGACCCAGTTTCacccttttcctctccttcaaaAAGCCACTTATAAGGCTCATGCTCTCAAGCATCTCTTCCGAGGTCAGCATAATTCTGGCCTTCAAAGTGACTGGAGACCAGTATGAATCTGCTTCTACCTGTTGGCACTGACCTGTTATCTTGGCAAAATTGAAAAGCGCATGCAGAGAACAACCACCTGCATTTTTCCACAGTAGGTGTTCACAGCTGCTAATCCACCTGCAAAAAAATACCAAGCCCTACAGACAGCTGCCTGCAAGTCAAATCTTTCAAATGCAATCTCCTGTGCAAGTgaatcaattaaaataaaaagctgtgtaTGTGAGCGGGAGATGACAATCTAATCTGGGTACTGAAACTGGGTTAAATACCTTCTGTTGCATAGGGAACAGTGCAAGAAATAGTCCTCTGAAACAAACGGGGCATTAAtaaactaaaaaacccaaagcagacTCGCGGTCTGGAACACCTAGACAATctacacacacccacaccccaaccccacccccaacaATTAACAGATTTTAGGAATTTAACAGCAAGAAGTTGTTTGCTTTAAGGACAGCTGAACAAGTACTACACCTCATACATTGCTCTGGTCAGGAGGAATCACATTTTGCGCATGTCAGATAGTGATTCAGCTGGCCTTTGCACAGATGGAGGGCATGGTGAGAGGCACAGATCCTGAGAAGGGCAACCAGGACACCCTGATGTAACCCACCCCTTCCAATGCCTGCAGCGCTAAGAAGCTGTTTTCCAATACAGAGCTCTAATGGAAAGTACATTTAACATCAACAATCCAGCTCCTGGCAACCAGCCTAGcatttaaattgcatttcataTGAACAGTATCCAAATGAAAGAGAGCACAAGTGGCTTTTTAAGTGGCCCTGGTTCTGTGTTTCCCTCTTACTGGCTTCTTTGCAAATTCCATTTAGTGACTGCATGAAAGGTACATTAAGAATGAATTACAAGAGATTCCATTCTTGCTCAGCTCACTTCCAGGAAAAGCTTCCTCCCAGGTTTTCCCACCCACTTCACCAGAGTGGTCATCAACAACATCATCAACCCAGAGTAACGACTGAAAGGGAGCTGCACAAGATCTGCACCCATCTTTTCTGATAAAAGCTGCTCAAAACTGGTTTACTTCCCCAAATGCAGGTCTAGGCAGAAGTGAAAAGCTCAGCTTTGTGCTgtcaaaggaaaacattactTCGTTCAAACCCATTTCCTTAAGGGGTGTCTGGGGCTACAGGATACTCCAGTCATTAGGAAGAGGTCCATTTCCTCACCTTTGTTCAAGAGCTGCCAGACCACAAAAAACTCAGCTGCTGTTATGAGTGGCTGAACCCACAACATCAGGCAGCTCCATCGAGTGAGCAGCACTGGTTTGGATGAACAAACATTTAACCTTCTGAGTTCCTGAGCCAGGTATTCACTCCTCCCAGTACCCTCCAGAGGTCTGAAGTCCACCAGCCTGTGCAAACGGAGAGCACACCTGAACATGCGAGGCTGACACTTGTGTCCCTACAAGCTGTCCCACCCCTCCAGTCCCATCATCTGTCCTGCCTTCTTGGCAAAACCATGATTGATATGCATGTTTCCAGGCAATTTTGGTTTCAAAACCCAGGGTTTTGATCAGCTCTAAAGGACCTGTAGTCACATTGACAGTATTTGCCTCAGATGCAATGTCCTTTGTAGGGCTTTGCAGTCACAGGATCCATTCTTGCCGCTGTCTCCACAG
The Falco cherrug isolate bFalChe1 chromosome 8, bFalChe1.pri, whole genome shotgun sequence DNA segment above includes these coding regions:
- the CYSTM1 gene encoding cysteine-rich and transmembrane domain-containing protein 1 isoform X2, which codes for MNYENPPPYPGPGPTAPYPPYAQQPGGPPGPYPGYPPGPTGPYQPGQPGYQGYPQYGWQNAPPPPGPVYADGPKNTVYVVEERRRDDTGESACLTACWTALCCCCLWDMLT
- the CYSTM1 gene encoding cysteine-rich and transmembrane domain-containing protein 1 isoform X1; protein product: MFPGPWQCLWTDSASYMNYENPPPYPGPGPTAPYPPYAQQPGGPPGPYPGYPPGPTGPYQPGQPGYQGYPQYGWQNAPPPPGPVYADGPKNTVYVVEERRRDDTGESACLTACWTALCCCCLWDMLT